Proteins co-encoded in one Erinaceus europaeus chromosome X, mEriEur2.1, whole genome shotgun sequence genomic window:
- the LOC103117558 gene encoding coiled-coil domain-containing protein 169-like, whose product MGDARRDDFKNKSIERLKLELEKEIHLKRKVQLSIREIRQKIAELETKIKAQHENNEWKVRYETQLEVNKLLEKQIAAFKEKMEKMRGNPSDRLSSIRVYERMTAESLTSILRQLEKEKRILEYQVKNCALKLEQESKAYHKADDERRICLAEIAHLTDSHHSSKRHQMDQLHRTKDNPLRTGAYTPLHQKTANVKKGSAKKSTRANHLPKLNP is encoded by the coding sequence ATGGGGGATGCAAgaagggatgacttcaaaaataaGAGCATAGAACGCCTTAAACTGGAGCTAGAGAAAGAAATCCATTTGAAACGTAAAGTACAACTTTCAATACGTGAAATAAGACAAAAGATAGCAGAACTGGAAACGAAAATCAAAGCTCAACATGAAAACAATGAGTGGAAAGTCCGTTATGAGACACAACTCGAAGTAAACAAACTACTAGAAAAGCAAATTGCTGCTttcaaagaaaaaatggaaaaaatgcggGGAAATCCTTCAGATAGACTATCTTCTATTCGTGTCTATGAGAGAATGACGGCAGAATCTTTAACTTCAATACTTAGacagttagaaaaagaaaaaaggattctTGAATATCAAGTGAAAAACTGTGCACTTAAACTGGAACAAGAATCAAAAGCCTACCACAAGGCAGATGATGAACGACGTATATGTCTAGCTGAAATAGCTCATCTCACAGACTCACACCACAGTTCTAAAAGGCATCAGATGGATCAACTGCACAGAACGAAAGATAATCCACTGAGAACAGGAGCATATACTCCACTTCATCAGAAGACAGCAAATGTCAAAAAAGGTTCAGCAAAAAAGAGTACAAGAGCAAACCATCTTCCAAAACTCAATCCGTGA